Proteins found in one Longimicrobium sp. genomic segment:
- a CDS encoding pitrilysin family protein, which yields MNRLQTFSLAAALLAAAPAAAQHGTTPPPPGPLRPFQVPAPQELTLPNGLRVVVVRQAALPIVNGRIIVKSGALYEPADKNGLAQLTASLLREGAQGITASEIAARMERLGAQFQTGAGYASAFANVTALKPVFAEALALAARTVTSPTFPESEFTRVRTQSIANYAQLQSTVEGLSYEAFTRALYQPQAPYSRLPGGTRTTLERITLQDVQDWHRRMYSPSNALLLLVGDLTMDEARQMATQALGAWSGPAVSLPAIANPAQAVTGTRVILLDRPGSVQSGVYVGQTAIGYGDPAYFAFTGLSQVLGGGFKARANMNLRERHAWTYGSFSSFSPLQGTGTFNVNASVRTNATDSAVAELVREYRRIAAEPVPADELSSSLANVVGSFPNSIQTVQGLSQRFETALLYGLPLNFWSSYRERLAAVTPADVSRVGQGTLTPNAITVVVAGDLSKVEAPIRALNLGTVEVWDANGNKVR from the coding sequence ATGAACCGCCTCCAGACCTTCTCGCTCGCGGCGGCCCTCCTCGCCGCCGCGCCGGCCGCGGCGCAGCACGGCACCACCCCGCCGCCGCCGGGACCGCTGCGCCCCTTCCAGGTGCCCGCGCCGCAGGAACTCACCCTTCCCAACGGGCTGCGCGTGGTGGTGGTGCGCCAGGCCGCGCTCCCCATCGTCAACGGCCGCATCATCGTCAAGTCCGGCGCCCTGTACGAGCCGGCCGACAAGAACGGCCTGGCCCAGCTCACCGCCTCGCTGCTGCGCGAGGGCGCGCAGGGGATCACCGCCAGCGAGATCGCCGCGCGGATGGAGCGCCTCGGCGCGCAGTTCCAGACCGGCGCGGGATACGCCAGCGCCTTCGCCAACGTGACGGCGCTCAAGCCGGTGTTCGCCGAGGCGCTGGCTCTGGCGGCGCGCACGGTCACCTCGCCCACCTTCCCGGAGAGCGAGTTCACCCGCGTGCGCACGCAGTCCATCGCCAATTACGCGCAGTTGCAGTCCACGGTCGAGGGGCTGAGCTACGAGGCGTTCACGCGCGCGCTCTACCAGCCGCAGGCGCCCTACTCGCGCCTCCCCGGCGGCACGCGCACCACGCTGGAGCGCATCACCCTGCAGGACGTACAGGACTGGCACCGCCGCATGTACTCGCCGTCGAACGCCCTCCTCCTGCTGGTGGGCGACCTGACGATGGACGAGGCGCGGCAGATGGCCACGCAGGCGCTGGGCGCGTGGAGCGGCCCGGCGGTTTCGCTTCCCGCCATCGCCAACCCCGCGCAGGCGGTGACGGGCACGCGGGTGATCCTGCTGGACCGCCCGGGCTCGGTGCAGTCGGGCGTGTACGTGGGGCAGACCGCCATCGGCTACGGCGACCCGGCGTACTTCGCCTTCACCGGGCTGTCGCAGGTGCTGGGCGGCGGCTTCAAGGCGCGGGCGAACATGAACCTGCGCGAGCGGCACGCGTGGACGTACGGCTCGTTCAGCAGCTTCAGCCCGCTGCAGGGCACCGGCACCTTCAACGTCAACGCGTCGGTGCGCACCAACGCCACCGACAGCGCCGTGGCCGAGCTGGTGAGGGAGTACCGCCGCATCGCCGCCGAGCCGGTGCCGGCCGACGAGCTGTCGTCGTCGCTGGCCAACGTGGTGGGCTCGTTCCCCAACTCCATCCAGACGGTGCAGGGGCTGTCGCAGCGCTTCGAGACGGCGCTGCTGTACGGGCTGCCGCTGAACTTCTGGAGCAGCTACCGCGAGCGGCTGGCGGCGGTCACCCCGGCGGACGTTTCGCGCGTCGGGCAGGGGACGCTGACGCCGAACGCCATCACCGTGGTCGTGGCGGGCGACCTGTCCAAGGTCGAGGCGCCCATCCGCGCGCTCAACCTGGGCACCGTCGAGGTGTGGGACGCGAACGGCAACAAGGTGCGCTGA
- a CDS encoding pitrilysin family protein, whose translation MRPVPALALAALLPAALAAQSPQISYTEETLPNGLKVIYHVDHSAPVAAVDLWYNVGSKNEAPGRTGFAHLFEHMMFKGSRNVPDGQHFALLEGAGARAGNDINGTTNWDRTNYFEQLPSNQLELALWLEADRMGTLAEVLTPEKLDNQRDVVKNERRQSYDNQPYGTWLEKMLGYVYPEAHPYHHSVIGSMEDLSAASPDDVRSFFRTYYAPNNAVLVVAGDIDVNQAKALVRKHFGDIPRQAPPPALRETRLPPVIGREQREVVQDANAPVPAVFVGYRVPSQRDPRAEAVEVLGSMLSGRSSTLYESLVRRQGVATGVGTFNTGLLEGADMLIVRATGKPGASADSLEAAVLREVGNVMAGLTQESLDRAKAQLRFAFINGLQTTGGFGGRADLLAEGWTYFRDPNYVNTRVAAIDRVTLADVQALARERMVQSNRVILVYVPNRAPAGAQPRTPGDR comes from the coding sequence ATGAGACCGGTTCCGGCGCTCGCGCTGGCGGCGCTCCTCCCCGCCGCGCTCGCGGCCCAGTCGCCGCAGATCAGCTACACGGAGGAAACGCTTCCCAACGGCCTGAAGGTCATCTACCACGTGGACCACTCCGCGCCGGTGGCGGCGGTGGACCTCTGGTACAACGTGGGGTCGAAGAACGAGGCGCCGGGCCGCACCGGCTTCGCGCACCTGTTCGAGCACATGATGTTCAAGGGCTCGCGCAACGTGCCCGACGGCCAGCACTTCGCGCTGCTCGAGGGCGCGGGCGCGCGGGCCGGCAACGACATCAACGGCACCACCAACTGGGACCGCACCAACTACTTCGAGCAGCTCCCGTCGAACCAGCTGGAGCTGGCCCTCTGGCTCGAAGCCGACCGGATGGGGACGCTGGCCGAGGTGCTGACCCCCGAGAAGCTCGACAACCAGCGCGACGTGGTGAAGAACGAGCGCCGGCAGAGCTACGACAACCAGCCGTACGGCACCTGGCTGGAGAAGATGCTGGGCTACGTCTATCCCGAGGCCCACCCGTACCACCACTCGGTGATCGGGAGCATGGAGGACCTTTCGGCCGCCTCGCCCGACGACGTGCGCTCCTTCTTCCGCACCTATTACGCGCCCAACAACGCCGTGCTGGTGGTGGCCGGCGACATCGACGTGAACCAGGCCAAGGCGCTGGTCCGCAAGCACTTCGGCGACATCCCGCGGCAGGCGCCGCCGCCGGCGCTGCGCGAGACGCGGCTGCCGCCGGTGATCGGCCGCGAGCAGCGCGAGGTGGTCCAGGACGCCAACGCGCCGGTGCCCGCCGTGTTCGTGGGCTACCGCGTCCCCTCGCAGCGCGACCCCAGGGCCGAGGCGGTGGAGGTGCTGGGCTCGATGCTGTCGGGGCGCTCGTCGACGCTGTACGAGTCGCTGGTGCGGCGCCAGGGCGTGGCCACCGGCGTGGGTACCTTCAACACCGGCCTGCTGGAGGGCGCCGACATGCTGATCGTGCGCGCCACCGGCAAGCCCGGCGCCAGCGCCGACAGCCTCGAGGCCGCCGTCCTGCGCGAGGTGGGGAACGTAATGGCGGGGCTCACCCAGGAGAGCCTGGACCGCGCCAAGGCGCAGCTGCGCTTCGCGTTCATCAACGGGCTGCAGACCACCGGCGGCTTCGGCGGCCGCGCCGACCTGCTGGCCGAGGGGTGGACCTACTTCCGCGACCCCAACTACGTGAACACGCGCGTGGCCGCCATCGACCGCGTGACGCTGGCCGACGTGCAGGCGCTGGCGCGCGAGCGGATGGTGCAGAGCAACCGCGTGATCCTGGTGTACGTGCCCAACCGCGCCCCGGCGGGCGCCCAACCCCGCACCCCCGGCGACCGATGA
- a CDS encoding zinc-dependent metalloprotease, with product MNRIALALCGAVLMAAPVAARAQQPVPSIAEKTRGMEKKDGFLPLYWDASAGKLWMEIPRTGAEMIYQVSLPAGMGSNDVGLDRGQLGDTRIVRFERSGPRVLMVQPNQNFRASSTNADERRDVEDSFAQSVLWGFTVGAETDGRVLVDATEFALRDAHGVVATLRRARQGDYKLDATRSAFYLPNLKAFPRNSEIEVTLTFTGDNPGPWVRDVTPTPEAITVRERHSFVQLPEEGYVPRRSDPRAGYFGIQYADYSAPMGTPLEQRFISRHRLRKRDPNAAVSEPVQPIVYYVDRGAPEPIRTALLEGARWWNQAFEAAGYRNAFRVEIVPEGADPMDVRYNTIQWVHRATRGWSYGASVVDPRTGEIIKGHVSLGSLRDRQDWLIAEGLLSPYINGDENPAELQRMVLARIRQLAAHEVGHTLGLAHNYIASTEGRVSVMDYPHPLARLTADGRIDLSDAYPEGIGAWDKVAITWGYADFAPGTNEAAALDRIVTEARGRGLLFLTDQDARPTGSAHPQTHLWDNGVDAATELARVMGVRRAALARFGERSIRAGMPLATMEEVLVPLYLHHRYQAEAATKMIGGQWYAYNLRGDGQDPPHAVPAADQRRALAAVLATVAPAELALPKPVLDRLPPRPFTFESHRELFPRYTGLVFDAVSPAASAADMTFGLLLDPQRAARLVEQHALDPSLPGLREVLDRAAAAAFADAGEDAYRRELARAVQRSFVERLMDLAADAPMPQVRAEAAQRLRGLRDSFRARNFSADTPQRAHELLLADDIARFLDRPWETRERRQPLAPPPGSPIGDGDEHDW from the coding sequence ATGAATCGTATCGCACTTGCCCTCTGCGGCGCGGTGCTGATGGCCGCGCCGGTGGCGGCGCGCGCGCAGCAGCCGGTGCCCTCCATCGCCGAGAAGACGCGGGGGATGGAGAAGAAGGACGGGTTCCTGCCGCTGTACTGGGACGCGAGCGCCGGGAAGCTGTGGATGGAGATCCCACGCACGGGCGCGGAGATGATCTACCAGGTGTCGCTCCCCGCGGGGATGGGGAGCAACGACGTGGGGCTGGACCGCGGCCAGCTCGGCGACACGCGCATCGTGCGCTTCGAGCGCAGCGGGCCGCGCGTGCTGATGGTGCAGCCCAACCAGAACTTCCGCGCCTCGTCCACCAACGCCGACGAGCGCCGCGACGTGGAGGACTCGTTCGCGCAGTCCGTGCTCTGGGGCTTCACCGTCGGCGCGGAGACGGACGGCCGCGTGCTCGTCGACGCGACGGAGTTCGCGCTGCGCGACGCGCACGGCGTGGTCGCCACGCTCAGGCGCGCGCGGCAGGGAGACTACAAGCTCGACGCGACCCGCAGCGCCTTCTATCTCCCGAATCTGAAAGCGTTTCCGCGCAACAGCGAGATCGAGGTCACGCTCACCTTCACCGGCGACAACCCCGGGCCGTGGGTGCGCGACGTGACGCCCACCCCCGAGGCCATCACCGTGCGCGAGCGCCACTCGTTCGTGCAGCTGCCCGAGGAGGGCTACGTCCCCCGGCGGAGCGACCCGCGCGCGGGGTACTTCGGCATCCAGTACGCCGACTACTCGGCGCCGATGGGGACGCCGCTGGAGCAGCGCTTCATCTCCCGCCACCGCCTCCGCAAGCGCGACCCCAATGCGGCGGTGAGCGAGCCGGTGCAGCCGATCGTGTACTACGTGGACCGCGGCGCGCCGGAGCCGATCCGCACGGCGCTGCTGGAGGGCGCGCGCTGGTGGAACCAGGCATTCGAGGCGGCGGGGTACCGCAACGCCTTCCGGGTGGAGATCGTGCCCGAGGGCGCGGACCCGATGGACGTGCGCTACAACACCATCCAGTGGGTGCACCGCGCCACGCGGGGATGGAGCTACGGCGCCAGCGTGGTCGATCCGCGCACGGGCGAGATCATCAAGGGCCACGTGTCGCTCGGCTCGCTGCGCGACCGCCAGGACTGGCTGATCGCCGAGGGCCTCCTCTCGCCCTACATCAACGGAGACGAGAACCCCGCGGAGCTGCAGCGGATGGTGCTGGCGCGCATCCGCCAGCTGGCGGCGCACGAGGTGGGGCACACGCTGGGGCTGGCGCACAACTACATCGCCAGCACGGAAGGACGCGTGTCGGTGATGGACTATCCCCATCCGCTGGCGCGGCTTACGGCGGACGGGCGCATCGACCTGTCCGACGCCTATCCGGAGGGGATCGGCGCGTGGGACAAGGTGGCGATCACCTGGGGATACGCGGACTTCGCGCCGGGGACGAACGAGGCGGCGGCGCTGGACCGCATCGTCACCGAGGCGCGCGGGCGGGGGCTGCTGTTCCTGACCGACCAGGACGCGCGGCCCACGGGGAGCGCGCACCCGCAGACGCACCTGTGGGATAACGGGGTGGATGCGGCCACCGAGTTGGCGCGAGTGATGGGGGTGCGGCGCGCGGCGCTGGCGCGGTTCGGCGAGCGGTCGATCCGCGCGGGGATGCCGCTGGCCACGATGGAGGAGGTGCTGGTGCCGCTCTACCTCCACCACCGCTACCAGGCCGAGGCGGCCACCAAGATGATCGGCGGGCAGTGGTACGCCTACAACCTGCGCGGCGATGGGCAGGACCCGCCGCACGCCGTCCCCGCGGCCGACCAGCGGCGCGCGCTGGCCGCCGTGCTGGCCACGGTCGCGCCGGCGGAGCTGGCGCTGCCGAAGCCGGTGCTCGACCGGCTGCCGCCGCGGCCGTTCACCTTCGAGAGCCACCGCGAGCTCTTCCCGCGCTACACCGGGCTGGTGTTCGACGCGGTGTCGCCGGCGGCGTCGGCGGCGGACATGACGTTCGGGCTGCTGCTGGACCCGCAGCGCGCGGCGCGGCTGGTGGAGCAGCACGCGCTCGACCCGTCGCTCCCCGGGCTGCGCGAGGTGCTGGACCGCGCGGCCGCCGCGGCGTTCGCCGACGCGGGCGAGGACGCGTACCGCCGCGAGCTGGCGCGCGCCGTCCAGCGCTCGTTCGTGGAGCGGCTGATGGACCTGGCGGCGGACGCGCCCATGCCGCAGGTGCGCGCCGAGGCGGCGCAGCGGCTGCGCGGCCTGCGCGACTCCTTCCGCGCGCGAAACTTCTCCGCCGACACCCCGCAGCGCGCGCACGAGCTGCTGCTGGCCGACGACATCGCCCGCTTCCTCGACCGCCCGTGGGAGACGCGCGAGCGCCGCCAGCCCCTCGCCCCGCCCCCCGGCTCCCCCATCGGCGACGGCGACGAGCACGACTGGTGA
- a CDS encoding lytic transglycosylase domain-containing protein — translation MSTTNVIVRPRFGGLRRPVGAALCLALCAGSVAPAGSQQGPRGPRLAGVRADSARQLRKPEGGFSREFWTWLRDEARRFRELNGGPFAFALRYRISGDLAREIHDAAREEGIDPDLAFRLVRVESMFNPRARSPVGALGLTQLMPGTARWFDRSLTREGILEPRTNLRVGFRYLHRLIDKYGGDLQLALLAYNRGDGAVDRDLARGRNPENGYSRRVLGVGFDRYAGTGLSSR, via the coding sequence TTGAGCACGACGAACGTGATCGTTCGCCCGCGCTTCGGCGGGCTGCGCCGGCCCGTGGGGGCGGCGCTGTGCCTGGCGCTCTGCGCCGGCTCCGTGGCGCCCGCGGGCTCGCAGCAGGGCCCGCGCGGGCCGCGGCTGGCCGGCGTCCGCGCCGACAGCGCGCGACAGTTGCGCAAGCCCGAGGGCGGCTTCTCGCGCGAGTTCTGGACGTGGCTGCGCGACGAGGCGCGCCGCTTCCGCGAGCTGAACGGCGGCCCCTTCGCCTTCGCGCTGCGCTACCGCATCTCCGGCGACCTGGCCCGCGAGATCCACGACGCCGCGCGCGAGGAGGGGATCGACCCCGACCTGGCGTTCCGGCTGGTGCGCGTGGAAAGCATGTTCAACCCGCGCGCGCGCAGCCCCGTCGGCGCGCTGGGCCTCACCCAGCTGATGCCCGGCACCGCGCGCTGGTTCGACCGCAGCCTCACCCGCGAGGGCATCCTGGAGCCCCGCACCAACCTGCGCGTCGGCTTCCGCTATCTCCACCGCCTGATCGACAAATACGGCGGCGACCTGCAACTGGCGCTCCTGGCCTACAACCGCGGCGACGGCGCGGTCGACCGCGACCTGGCCCGCGGCCGCAACCCCGAGAACGGCTACTCGCGCCGCGTCCTCGGCGTCGGCTTCGACCGCTACGCCGGCACCGGCCTGTCCTCGCGCTGA